TGGATAGGCCAGGATCCCAGCCTTCCTGTCCACCCAAAATGAAGCTATTGATAGGAGCATATATAGAGACAAATCTAAAATAATGATGGTAACGTTGAGCACCTCTTTTACCTTATTAACGCAGAATGCATTTGTATTTCAAGATGGATTATCGATAAACAATGGTTCAGAGCCTCCTTTTAAAAAGAAATATATAACTGAAGAAAGAATATACCTTGTACACCTCACTAAACCCTCCCTTTCCAAGAAGATTTAACAGAGCATATCGATGGTGAAGAATTTGAAAGTTATTAAAGCGGGATCCATCCTCATCTCTGAGACGCTTCATTTCACGTATAAGCCTACCCTTTTCCAATTCATATCGATCTCTTTCTCGCAGATACTGTTCTTcctcctgcaattcaattgtggaaAGTAGGTTAAGAGGGGAAGAGGGTGTATTTAATAACCAAGTAAAGGAAACCACTCACCCGCTTGATACTTGTTAACCGAGATTTACATATCTCATCCTGTAAGAGGAAATCTTCCTCGGACATGCTATTTTCAGCATCACTCCCGTCACCCTTATCTACACAATAGCAGACCATCAAGCAGTGAGTGTAGAACAGTGACAACAAAAGTATCATGTGTGTTTGTTTATCTCTTGCTTGTGTGAAAGAGTTTTTCCTCGTATAAAATAATGAACTTAAGTTATATACCCATACATCAAATCTTCTTCAATGTGCAAGATAGTTCAATCAGCAACTTATAAAGAATTTGAGTTAGCACAATATTTGTTTTTGAGCTAGCACAATATTTGTTTCTAAAGAGTAGCTCTTACCAGATGATTGTCTTTTCTTTAGAGACTTACGATGTCTTTCAACAGCCTCTTTAGTTTCCAGCAATGATTTCTACATAGAGGTCCAACATACATGAGcaattcaacaaagggatggtatgTTAATGTGACTGTCAAGAACTGGAATTATATAGATGAGAGCAAAACATGTAAAAGACCAGAGCTGCAAGTTACGCAATGTGCCTTAATAGACAAAGCTTATGAAATGTAAACTACATGTCCAAGCCAAGCCAGATCAATAAAAATAAAGTATGAACAACAAAGTTTCCCTTTTGAACATGATGCTCAACTAAACAAGATCAAGATGTCCTATAAGATGCTAGGATGGTAATGACTTAAGAGCATCAGGTAAAAAAAACAAGATCTGGGTGACCTGCACATATATCATCAAAATCGCGAACAAGACAAAATGAAATAGAAGTTGTCTAATAAGAGCATCAGGTATGCCTTCTGAAGTAAAGCTGTTAATGGTTGGGTATCAGCAACTGGACAGGTCACCCAGATCACAATTCCACAGTAAGTTCTTAACATTATGATCAGCTTTTACAATGGAATATACTATGCCTAATAGTCTATTGAAATAAACAGATCTACGGAGCGGCAGAAACTCACAAGATGCGCATTAAGGTCCTTTATTGCCTGGCCATCCTCCCATGTTTCAGATATGACAGTCCCAGCTCTGAGTTATGAcaaagaacagtcaaagaaaaggttgCAATAAATGGTCCATACCCAAAACAGGAAATAGAAGTGAGAAAAACATCCAAACTGCAGAGAAGTTGCCAATACTAGAAAGCATACTGAATATATGAAGTAACTGACAGGTCATGCCACTAAGCCTATTTCTGGAAGACAATATCGCAGCATACATGCCAGTATAACAACGACCCATATACAAAGTATTATTCTTTAGGTAATAGGAAATCCAGACATATCCTTCCTTTATTCCTCATTAAGTGTTTGAAACTCGGATCATTGAGAGATTACCTCATAACACCAATGTTCCCGAGTCTGAAAGATTCCTGCTTTAACTTCATCCGTGCTTCTTGCCTTTCTGCTTTTGATACTGCTATGAGCAGATCAGACAGGACCTTCATTTGCTGTATCAATGAGAATAGACACGTAAGCATATATGCTGCATAATTATAATAATGGCTATTACTTCAGGATCTCTGCATATACAAGAAGCGAGTTGTTTCCTTCATTTGTCAATAATGATAGGCTTAAGTGGTAAGTTCCAAACCTTCAGAACAAAAATGGTCCAATCTATAAATAACAATGAAGGGTAGCTAAAACATATGGTTGGTAATAAAAAATGGTTTCTAAATGACACCTTtgatttcttttgttgatcttgatCCTTGAAATCCTTCAATTCCTggcagaataatgcaaaggcaacAAGTCAGTGACCTAGGGAAGTCGGGATCAAAGAAAGCTTGCAGTGAGTATATCCTTACCTTAGCTAACCTATCACTAAGTTGGCGATACTCCGTTGCTTCTTGACGCGATTTGTTAAGCTCCTCCTCCAAAAATGCAACTTTACCACGTAACAGTGATAATTCTTCCTATTCAATTGGGAGTGCTTAAGATTTAAATTTGAAAATGAAAGAAAGTATCCTAGAACATGTTTGTATGGTACACTATACTTCGTATCTCAGATTGACTGATTCCCTGTGAGATATGGCTTGTCCAGTACAGTATTCACCAAAGCTGCACATGCTTTCACAACGATATCTTAACGACATCATATTACTTTATGTAGTTAAGTTGCCTATAGGTGCTAGACTCGGACAGAAGTACTGAACCAAACAGAAACACTTTTCCGTGAAGGAAAGGGCCTGGATGCATATATGAAAGCCATAAAAAATATACTTATTTAGTTAAGATGCTTAGATGCTAAACTCAAGTGGAAGTATTGAACTAACAGAGACACTTTTTCTTGAAGGAAAGGTCCTGGATGCATGTACGAACACCCTCAGAAGTATTTTCAAGTGTATGTACAAGCTAAGCCCACACACATTCGGAAGCAGGCAGGAAATGGTATGTAAGGAAAATAAAAGGATGCATTAGCATTATCAAACCAAGATGTGTGCATCTCATTGGAAGTGGTGCAAATAAATAAGTCTTACGTGTAAAGCAGTCCTGTCATCATTCCCAGGTAGAACACTTGTTCGGGAATCCTGTGGAGTAAATGGTATGTAAGCTGGTAATTTAGCAGATAAGGAAATAGCGTACTGGTATTGTATACATATGTGTATGAGATTACAACAAATGAAGCCCTCAAATGCGTCGATATCGCCAAGCCTTGTATCACTTGATCACGGAATGTACAGTCCTTTAGGAGATTATCATAGAGCCAAGGATTGCAGCCATTTAATCAATTTTATTCCAGTCTACAAGATTACCAGATCCCTGGTGAAGTGATGATGGAGTGATGCCCTAATGTGGAATTTTAATATGTTATGCAACATGAACCTTATTTGTCAATATAAGTTGCATCAGTTAGTAAAACTCAATTGCTGAAGTGCTTATTGTGCGATGTGGCCTATTTCAGCAATTCGCACCCCAACTGAGCAAAAATATAATGGCTCTATTTCAACATTCTCCAATTGATATATTTTATCCGCATCGGAGAAGCTAGTTGTTCTTTATCATTGATacaccctgttcaagaattcatccgattaaccagttaatttgccgattaatccctactcctagggtcaccgagtagctgaTTAATTGATTAACTTGCCGACTAACCTGCTGATTagtctattaatcccctactcgccagccaaccaAGCAGCTACCAGTTATGGATTTCCTCAACAATGTTAATACAtctaataatttgatcaataccaaACTAAGCTGTAGGAATTTCTACACTGTGATAATTATTTTTTGCATCGATCAATGGCCTTAAAAGGGTTCTTCCAGAAGAGCGCAGGCAATGACGTGATCTATTCAAGTGCAAGATAGTCATTACCCACCACTGCCCGTTGATGGGTTAAAAGCTAGAAGATCGGTCAAGATCTTGAGAATAAAATTGCACAGCATACCATGTTGTTTAATTTGTCATGTTGACCATTTGATGCAGTTACTGAGGAAGCCGAAGTATGGCGTGTTTGATCAACCGTCTTTGAGCCACGCCCTCGGCCTGTTCCACCACGTCCCCTTCCACGGCCTTGCTTTTTTCTGCTTGGGTTTTCCGAAGGCAGTCGTGCGTCCGCGACATCTAATACTTTTGCTGCCGCATTAGCTGATCCCTGGAATTCACAATCATGAAAGAGTGCACCAGACAGAATTTTTACTACAAGGAACGGAAAGCAAGTGCAGAATAGAACTGTCCGTGTTTAATTCTAGTCAATTAATGTTAGaagatcacacctcaaaatttccaAGAGCTAGGCCGTGGTCATCGTCCGGGGATCTCGGACGCTTCAGTGTGTTCTTCTGTATCAAGAACTCCTCGCCATTCTGGTGAGCAAATACAGCAAACATTAGTCTAGGTTAGATGAAATGAAATTAGGAATGGGAATATCAGTAACCTGTAATTAGCTACAATACAGGTTTACCAATAGAGACATTACAAATAGTTCTAACCAGGATGATTGCAGCAGCATAGGTAATATACAGGCAAGGTAATCGAAGGTAGATAAACATTATGTTTATGTAATACTAGAGCAGTAAAAGGGGAGGAGAAAGAACAGAGGGAGTAGGAGGTTTAGGGCTGACATCATCATCCGAAGAGGAGGAGGACTCGGGCAGCTCCTCCTGGTCCATGAAGGTGGGGGCCGAGGCGGCGGAGACCACcgggtggtgcggcggcgacgggggcggcaccGAGACGGCCTTGCCGGCCATGCGCGCCTCGAGCTTGGCGAGCTTGGACGAGGACGGGTTGGAATTCGACGAGAGGTGCTGCACTATGTCCTCCCCCGCGGCCGACATTGCCGCCGCCTGCTCCCAGACCAAACCGGATCGGGCCGTGCCGCGCCCCCCGAAGCTTCCACGAGAAGCAACCGCCGCGCCGGTCAGCGCCCCCTCCTCACCGCACGGAGCAGGCGCGTCCAAGGCGAGCTCGCGGGTCGATCTGCCGTGGTCGCGCGCGGGACGGGAGCCGGCGAGCGGAGGGCGAGCGCGAATGCTACCTCGGGAAGCGAGCGGCCAACGCAGCAACCGCCGCCCTTCTCCTCCCTCGGCCCGGTGGCTCGCTGGCCGCCGCGGCGCGCACTGAGGACGGCGCCGCCGGGAGGAGGACGGGAGATGCGGAGGCGATTGGGGTTTCGCAGCTCGCCCGACCGGGAACGGAGGCGCAGGCAGGCGCACCACCTCCCCCCTCGCTTCCCTCACAGTCCCCCCCTGCGATTCCATTGCCACTCTCTGCTTTTATTTTCCCCTGCTCCCGCTCCACTGGGCCCCGACGTCTCGGCCCGCATCAACCGAGGCCCCGACGTCTCGGCCCGCGTCCACCGAGGCCCCGACGTCTCGGCCCGCGTCCACCGAGGCCCAGAAACCGGCCCTGAGCCGACTGTGTTTGCTCCGTGAGAGCTTCCCTGGCGCGCCGCCTCCTCTCCAGCTCGGCAAGAGAGCAGAGAAAACTATGGCGGGCGGCGCGGAGGAGGAGGGGAGACCGGGGCGGGAggccggggaggaggaggaggaagacgacgacgaGCGGCCGCAGctgagcgcggcggcggcgggggcgctgCGGGAGTTCCTGGAGGAGCAGCGACGGCAGGAGCGGGacgaaggggaaaagggggaaggagaaggGGTGGAGCTGGTCGCGGAGGACTGGCGGCTGAGCCAGTTCTGGTACGACGAGGGCACCGCGCGGGGGCTGGCCGAGGAGGTCGCCCGCCTCGCCTCCGGCCTGCCTGCCGGCGGCGCCGGTGCCGCCGTGGCCTGCGTCGCCTGCCCCACGCTCTACGCCTACCTCCGGAAGAGCAGCCCGGATGTGCCCGCGCGGCTGCTCGAGTACGACGAGCGGTTCGGGCAGTACGGCGACGACTTCGCCTTCTACGACTACAACCAGCCGGAGGCGCTGCCGCCCGCCATGAAGCACGCCTTCAGCATCGTCGTCGCGGACCCTCCTTACCTGGTATGCTTTCCACCATAGATTGCCTCCTTTGATTTATACTTCGTTCTTGAGCACAGAAATCCAGATTTGATTGAATTGTGGTGATTCGTTGTTGGTGCAGAGTCAGGAGTGCTTGGAGAAGGTTGCCAAGACGGTCTCCTTCCTCGCGCAGCCTGAAGGCTCATTCCTGCTGTTACTCACAGGTAATTCAAGTCAACTGAACCCTTGGATCAGCGTCGTCTTGGATCTAACTAGAATCCGATGCATCTGTTCTTGCTTGATAGTACTTCATGGCATTGTAAAAGGGGTGCCGATTGTATGTGCTTCCGGGTTGGATTTTGTTTTGCAATCAATGGAAAACAGTATGATTTCGGGTATCACCTATTACTATCAACAATCCATGCTATTACTTCTCACAAGACTTTTAACATTCGTCGTACCAGGAGAATAGCCATAGGCGTTCGTAGGTTGGGGGTGTGGTTGTCAACAAACCAAACCCACTTTGCTTTGTAACACGACCTATGTGAAACTCCTCTTtatcaatgcaatgatacacaAAGCTTTTGTGTATTCATGGGGAAAAAAGCTTGAACAGTCCGTATTACATCTCGGTAGATCGAGTGTAGTTGCAACTTGCAAGTACTGTGGCATTTTAGCACAACTTCAGCAGTTTATTTTCATCTTTCGAAACCTTACATGATGTGCCTCTTCTTGTATGCAAATGGTCTCTCTTAAAAATTGTATGCAATCGTATACTTACGTGTGTTAGCATCAGAATGTGTAATCCTCACTAGTTTACAATTTAAGAACCCGTGATGCCTCGTAAGCGTGATTGTAACTTTGCTGGGAACATTACTAGTGTTGTTCTGTGAGATAACAATGTGTACCGAAATTTGTCTTTCCGAATAATTCGTTTGTTCTCTAATGCATATGACTTCAACTTCTTCTGCCAGGCGAAGTTCAGAAGGACCACGCGCTGGAGCTCCTAAACGTGCGCCCCTGCGGTTTCAAGCCCCAGCACTCGAACAAACTGGGGAATGTGTTCCGGCTGTTCACGAACTATGACCCGGTGGACAGACTTGGTGGCTGGGATCGGAGCGATGGCGCCTCCATTTAGCCTTCTGAGGAGGCTGCCTGTGGCGCTTGTCGAGATGGGACAGCGATGTTCGTCCTATGGATACTCTCGCATGATGCATCTTTCAGTCTGGTAAACACGAATTTAGCACGTAACATTTTTGTTTGATACATATGTGTACTCTCACGTATTAGGTGAACCAGATTCTTCGCAATTGTAATCTACCTGTTTTGAGCCCCCATTGCCTTGAAGGGGCACCACGGTTCGTCACAACGTTACCACTTTCCTGGGACAACTACACGATTGAGATTGAACTTCTGAACATGCTACATACACATGATGGAGCCTACCGAACATACTACACGGCTATACACGGGAGCTCCATCGCTACATCTTTATTGGAAGCACAAGTCGCTAACAAGCCAGTGCTACTAGTACTACTccgtccgttcggaattacttgtctcgaaaatggatgtatctagaactaaaatacgtctagatacatctatttccgtgacaagtaattccgaacggagggagtagttgacaaACGAGCCAAAAAGGTAGCCTGTGTAgagcttcttcacttgtggtgcgcCTTGTTGGGTGGCTTGAC
Above is a window of Triticum dicoccoides isolate Atlit2015 ecotype Zavitan chromosome 5B, WEW_v2.0, whole genome shotgun sequence DNA encoding:
- the LOC119311827 gene encoding serine/threonine-protein kinase TOUSLED-like, producing MSAAGEDIVQHLSSNSNPSSSKLAKLEARMAGKAVSVPPPSPPHHPVVSAASAPTFMDQEELPESSSSSDDDNGEEFLIQKNTLKRPRSPDDDHGLALGNFEGSANAAAKVLDVADARLPSENPSRKKQGRGRGRGGTGRGRGSKTVDQTRHTSASSVTASNGQHDKLNNMDSRTSVLPGNDDRTALHEELSLLRGKVAFLEEELNKSRQEATEYRQLSDRLAKELKDFKDQDQQKKSKQMKVLSDLLIAVSKAERQEARMKLKQESFRLGNIGVMRAGTVISETWEDGQAIKDLNAHLKSLLETKEAVERHRKSLKKRQSSDKGDGSDAENSMSEEDFLLQDEICKSRLTSIKREEEQYLRERDRYELEKGRLIREMKRLRDEDGSRFNNFQILHHRYALLNLLGKGGFSEVYKAFDLVEYKYVACKLHGLNAQWSEEKKQSYIRHAIREYNIHKTLVHTNIVRLWDIFEIDHNTFCTVLEYCSGKDLDAVLKATPILPEKEARIIIVQVFQGLVYLNKKAQKIIHYDLKPGNVLFDEVGVTKVTDFGLSKIVEDDVGSQGMELTSQGAGTYWYLPPECFDLSRTPFISSKVDVWSAGVMFYQMLYGRRPFGHDQTQERILREDTIINARKVEFPSKPTVSNEAKELIRRCLTYNQSERPDVLSIAQDPYLSYAKR
- the LOC119311828 gene encoding EEF1A lysine methyltransferase 1-like, whose product is MAGGAEEEGRPGREAGEEEEEDDDERPQLSAAAAGALREFLEEQRRQERDEGEKGEGEGVELVAEDWRLSQFWYDEGTARGLAEEVARLASGLPAGGAGAAVACVACPTLYAYLRKSSPDVPARLLEYDERFGQYGDDFAFYDYNQPEALPPAMKHAFSIVVADPPYLSQECLEKVAKTVSFLAQPEGSFLLLLTGEVQKDHALELLNVRPCGFKPQHSNKLGNVFRLFTNYDPVDRLGGWDRSDGASI